One genomic window of Micromonospora sp. WMMD1128 includes the following:
- a CDS encoding antibiotic biosynthesis monooxygenase: MAVVKINAIDVPPGASEELEKRFAARAGAVENSPGFLGFELLRPVAGETRYFVYTRWETEEAYQAWAQGPSREAHAGNVEPRKPVSTGATLLEFEVALQVPTP; the protein is encoded by the coding sequence ATGGCAGTCGTGAAGATCAACGCGATCGACGTCCCGCCCGGCGCCAGCGAGGAGTTGGAGAAGCGGTTCGCGGCCCGGGCCGGCGCGGTGGAGAACTCCCCCGGCTTCCTCGGCTTCGAGCTGCTCCGCCCGGTCGCCGGCGAGACCCGTTACTTCGTCTACACGAGATGGGAGACGGAGGAGGCGTACCAGGCCTGGGCGCAGGGCCCGTCACGGGAGGCCCACGCCGGCAACGTCGAGCCCCGCAAGCCGGTCTCCACCGGTGCCACCCTCCTGGAGTTCGAGGTGGCCCTCCAGGTCCCGACCCCCTGA
- the trmB gene encoding tRNA (guanosine(46)-N7)-methyltransferase TrmB: MSDRQRDALARLWPAYGLEIAALDGPCDPTALFGRRAPLVLEIGSGMGDATAAMAAADPSRHYLAVEVHTPGIANLLELVERHRLGNVRVAEGDALDLVRAMPEGCLDAVHVYFPDPWPKTRHHKRRIIAPAHVALLRSRLVSGGTLHCATDWAEYAESMRATLTADPELVDVHGGYAPRPAHRPVTKFERRALTAGREIFDLVHRRR, encoded by the coding sequence ATGAGCGACCGGCAGCGCGACGCGCTGGCGCGGCTCTGGCCCGCGTACGGCCTGGAGATCGCCGCCCTCGACGGGCCGTGCGATCCGACGGCGCTGTTCGGCCGGCGGGCGCCGCTGGTGCTGGAGATCGGCTCCGGCATGGGCGACGCCACCGCCGCGATGGCGGCGGCCGACCCGAGCCGACACTATCTGGCGGTCGAGGTGCACACGCCGGGAATCGCCAACCTGCTGGAGCTGGTGGAGCGGCATCGGCTGGGCAACGTCCGGGTGGCCGAGGGGGACGCGCTGGACCTGGTCCGGGCCATGCCGGAGGGGTGCCTGGACGCGGTGCACGTCTACTTCCCCGACCCGTGGCCGAAGACCCGCCACCACAAGCGGCGGATCATCGCGCCGGCGCACGTGGCGCTGCTGCGGTCCCGGCTGGTGTCCGGCGGCACGCTGCACTGCGCGACCGACTGGGCCGAGTACGCGGAGTCGATGCGGGCGACGCTCACCGCCGACCCGGAGCTGGTCGACGTGCACGGTGGGTACGCGCCCCGCCCGGCGCACCGGCCGGTGACGAAGTTCGAGCGCCGCGCGCTGACCGCCGGCCGGGAGATCTTCGACCTGGTCCACCGGCGGCGCTGA
- a CDS encoding EcsC family protein, translating into MTDPAPVDGEPTPVPAVPVPPVEAPEGPPATLWDRMREDPQYAPEHLALEAVRRLGPEAAQWAARERAQRPDAPPEQLADLAVRKFVNHARLSGAVSGAAGLPGAVIDVGVLAWTQARLVLHVAAAYGADPTNPDRATDLLVLQRVHKAAEAARLALGVAAGRERAGALFGSAGDRALGRVMLQLGVRLARMAGVRAAKRMFAKVIPGAAIILGTWANSSATKELADRARALYRATGRQLPGPRQP; encoded by the coding sequence GTGACCGACCCCGCCCCCGTCGACGGGGAGCCCACCCCCGTCCCCGCCGTCCCGGTCCCGCCGGTGGAGGCGCCCGAAGGGCCCCCGGCCACCCTCTGGGACCGGATGCGCGAGGACCCGCAGTACGCGCCGGAGCACCTGGCCCTGGAAGCGGTGCGCCGGTTGGGGCCGGAGGCGGCGCAGTGGGCCGCCCGGGAACGGGCGCAGCGGCCGGACGCGCCCCCCGAGCAGTTGGCCGACCTGGCGGTCCGCAAGTTCGTCAACCACGCCCGGCTCTCCGGCGCGGTCTCCGGTGCCGCCGGGCTGCCCGGCGCGGTGATTGACGTCGGTGTGCTCGCCTGGACCCAGGCCCGGCTGGTGCTGCACGTGGCCGCCGCCTACGGCGCCGACCCGACGAACCCCGATCGGGCCACCGACCTGCTGGTGCTCCAGCGGGTGCACAAGGCCGCCGAGGCCGCCCGGTTGGCGCTCGGCGTGGCCGCCGGCCGGGAACGGGCCGGCGCGCTGTTCGGCTCGGCCGGCGACCGGGCGCTGGGCCGGGTGATGCTGCAACTCGGTGTCCGGCTGGCCCGGATGGCCGGGGTACGCGCCGCCAAGCGGATGTTCGCCAAGGTGATTCCCGGTGCCGCGATCATCCTCGGCACCTGGGCCAACTCCTCGGCCACCAAGGAACTCGCCGACCGGGCCCGCGCGCTCTACCGCGCCACCGGCCGGCAGCTCCCCGGCCCGCGCCAGCCCTGA
- a CDS encoding peptidase M23: MRDDGTPEHPNGPGCPADRSDDTPSTDRTTASSPPDGGSRRTRRLRGVMNHRARLVVATGAACCLGLVGVSQIDFGAADRTTKPAPTAEIAERAALGAASRGLARPSTAEPSTTAPSTAPATPGASPSATAKPKPKVTVKRKPKPRRIVPVAGLNRTQMDNATKIVRAGREMGVPRRGLVIAVATAMQESTLLNYASGVLPESQNYPHQAIGWDHDSVGLFQQRPSSGWGTVAELMDPEYATRAFLSALQEIPGWQDLPLSIAAQAVQISAFPDAYAQHEWNASTVVAEILG, from the coding sequence ATGCGTGACGACGGCACCCCCGAACACCCGAACGGCCCCGGCTGCCCGGCTGACCGTTCGGACGATACCCCCTCGACCGACCGTACAACCGCTTCCTCGCCGCCGGACGGCGGAAGTCGGCGTACCCGCCGCCTGCGGGGGGTGATGAACCACCGCGCCCGGCTGGTGGTCGCCACCGGCGCCGCCTGCTGCCTCGGCCTGGTCGGCGTCAGCCAGATCGATTTCGGCGCGGCCGACCGGACGACGAAGCCGGCCCCCACGGCGGAGATCGCCGAGCGGGCCGCGCTCGGCGCCGCCTCGCGTGGCCTGGCCCGCCCGAGCACCGCCGAACCGAGCACCACCGCCCCGAGCACCGCCCCGGCCACCCCCGGCGCCAGTCCCTCGGCGACCGCCAAGCCGAAGCCGAAGGTCACGGTCAAGCGCAAGCCGAAGCCCCGCCGGATCGTCCCGGTCGCCGGTCTCAACCGCACCCAGATGGACAACGCCACGAAGATCGTCCGGGCCGGCCGGGAGATGGGCGTGCCGCGCCGAGGTCTGGTCATCGCGGTGGCCACCGCGATGCAGGAGAGCACCCTGCTCAACTACGCCAGCGGCGTGCTGCCCGAGTCCCAGAACTACCCGCACCAGGCCATCGGCTGGGACCACGACTCGGTCGGCCTGTTCCAGCAGCGGCCCAGCAGCGGCTGGGGCACCGTCGCCGAGCTGATGGATCCCGAGTACGCGACCAGGGCGTTCCTGTCCGCGCTGCAGGAGATCCCCGGCTGGCAGGACCTGCCGCTGTCGATCGCCGCGCAGGCGGTGCAGATCTCGGCGTTCCCCGACGCGTACGCGCAGCACGAGTGGAACGCGAGCACGGTGGTGGCCGAAATCCTCGGCTGA
- a CDS encoding PAC2 family protein — MLDPHELYELTDELPDLGQPVLIQALTGFVDAGSATRLAREQLLTALDARTIARFDIDQIFDYRSRRPVMTFVEDHWADYDAPTLELHLLNDDDETPFLLLTGPEPDVQWERFVAAVAGLSARLDVRLTVGLNSIPMAVPHTRPSGVTAHATRPELIAGHEPWLQKVQVPASVGHLLEYRLGEQGRDALGFAAHVPHYVAQTEYPAAAEALLAAVSRSTGLLLPSDGLRTAAEAIRVEIDRQVAQTEEAATLVAALEEQYDTFARGRGEKSLLAAETGPLPTADELGAELERFLAEQTRPGDTPER; from the coding sequence GTGCTCGACCCACACGAGCTCTACGAACTCACCGACGAGCTGCCCGACCTCGGCCAGCCGGTGCTGATCCAGGCGCTCACCGGCTTCGTCGACGCCGGCAGCGCCACCCGACTGGCCCGGGAGCAGCTCCTCACCGCGCTGGACGCCCGGACGATCGCCCGCTTCGACATCGACCAGATCTTCGACTACCGCTCCCGCCGGCCGGTGATGACCTTCGTCGAGGACCACTGGGCCGACTACGACGCCCCGACCCTCGAACTGCACCTGCTGAACGACGACGACGAGACCCCGTTCCTCCTGCTCACCGGCCCCGAGCCGGACGTGCAGTGGGAGCGGTTCGTGGCCGCCGTCGCCGGGCTGTCGGCCCGTCTCGACGTCCGGCTCACCGTCGGGCTCAACTCGATCCCGATGGCGGTGCCGCACACCCGACCCAGCGGCGTCACCGCGCACGCCACCCGGCCGGAGCTGATCGCCGGCCACGAGCCGTGGCTCCAGAAGGTGCAGGTGCCGGCAAGCGTCGGGCACCTGCTCGAATACCGCCTCGGCGAGCAGGGGCGCGACGCGCTCGGCTTCGCCGCCCACGTGCCGCACTACGTCGCGCAGACCGAATACCCGGCCGCCGCGGAGGCGCTGCTCGCCGCCGTGTCCCGGAGCACCGGACTGCTGCTGCCGAGCGACGGCCTGCGCACCGCGGCCGAGGCGATCCGGGTGGAGATCGACCGTCAGGTGGCCCAGACCGAGGAGGCGGCCACGCTGGTCGCGGCGCTCGAGGAGCAGTACGACACGTTCGCCCGTGGTCGCGGTGAGAAGAGCCTGCTCGCCGCCGAGACCGGCCCGCTGCCCACCGCCGACGAACTCGGCGCCGAGCTGGAACGCTTCCTCGCCGAGCAGACCCGCCCGGGCGACACCCCGGAACGCTGA
- a CDS encoding exodeoxyribonuclease III: MRLATWNVNSVKARLPRLLDWLGTTKPDVLCLQETKCPDGAFPVAEVGELGYEVASHSDGRWNGVAVLSRVGLADVTVGFPGEPGFPEPEARAIAATCAGLRVWSVYVPNGRAPDDPHYAYKLAWFAALRDALDPEVAAALPLAVCGDFNVAPTDADVWDPALFATSTHVTPAERAALAALRDLGLTDVVPTPMKGPHPYTYWDYRAGMFHQNKGMRIDLVYATAPFADAVRSAYVDREARKGKGPSDHAPIVVDADLVPAVEAL, encoded by the coding sequence ATGCGCCTGGCGACCTGGAACGTCAACTCGGTGAAGGCCCGTCTCCCCCGGCTGCTCGACTGGCTGGGCACCACGAAACCCGACGTCCTCTGTCTCCAGGAGACGAAGTGCCCGGACGGGGCGTTCCCCGTCGCCGAGGTGGGCGAGCTGGGATACGAGGTGGCCAGCCACAGCGACGGACGGTGGAACGGCGTGGCCGTGCTGTCCCGGGTCGGGCTGGCCGACGTCACGGTCGGGTTCCCCGGCGAGCCCGGGTTCCCCGAGCCCGAGGCCCGCGCCATCGCGGCCACCTGCGCCGGCCTGCGGGTCTGGTCGGTGTACGTGCCGAACGGCCGCGCCCCGGACGACCCGCACTACGCGTACAAGCTGGCCTGGTTCGCGGCGCTGCGCGACGCCCTGGATCCGGAGGTCGCCGCCGCCCTCCCGCTCGCCGTCTGCGGCGACTTCAATGTCGCGCCCACCGACGCCGACGTCTGGGACCCGGCGCTGTTCGCCACCTCCACCCACGTCACACCGGCCGAGCGGGCCGCCCTGGCCGCGCTGCGCGACCTGGGCCTCACCGACGTGGTGCCCACCCCGATGAAGGGACCGCACCCCTACACCTACTGGGACTACCGCGCCGGCATGTTCCACCAGAACAAGGGCATGCGGATCGACCTGGTGTACGCCACCGCGCCGTTCGCGGACGCGGTCCGCTCCGCGTACGTGGATCGGGAGGCCCGCAAGGGCAAGGGCCCCTCCGACCACGCCCCGATCGTGGTCGACGCCGACCTGGTGCCCGCCGTCGAGGCGCTCTGA